One genomic segment of Acidobacteriota bacterium includes these proteins:
- a CDS encoding methyl-accepting chemotaxis protein: MKGRLSSTIWMLVAGNLAAMVLIMFLGYWAGGWTKGLPFLDAFGDTNAGPRVLGALALITGAFFLTWWVLASKVVAPVKELTEFSERLAAGDYRAKADVESNNDFDLVAENLNRTAEKVSKAVFNQEAQESLQRSVTEFLTITSQIARGDLTLRGKVTNDALGNVVDSVNYMLDNFAKVLERVRKAAIDVSSSASEILVSAEQMSHGANQQDQEITNTSSAVEELTVSMKQVSNNAEASAEAARRALDAAEQGNRAVRDTLEGMQRIRASVQATAKKIKSLGDRSLEISEIINVINDITEQTNLLALNAAIEAARAGEAGRGFAVVADEVRKLAEHSRTATKDIAALIKAIQAETNEAVVVMEEGTKEVEVGARLADQAGKALEAISSVVRQSAELVQEISLASKQQVRGTEGVANAMQIISNITRQTSQGARQTARTVENMVKLSEQLNEALSQFRIASGAPERADSMAAAARR, translated from the coding sequence ATGAAGGGTCGGTTGAGTTCCACCATCTGGATGTTGGTCGCGGGCAATCTTGCCGCCATGGTCCTGATCATGTTCCTGGGCTATTGGGCAGGCGGCTGGACGAAAGGGTTGCCGTTCCTCGACGCGTTCGGCGACACCAACGCCGGACCGCGGGTGCTCGGCGCGCTGGCGCTCATCACCGGCGCATTCTTTCTCACCTGGTGGGTGCTGGCGAGCAAAGTCGTTGCGCCGGTGAAAGAGCTCACCGAATTCTCCGAGCGACTCGCCGCCGGCGACTATCGCGCGAAGGCCGACGTGGAGTCGAACAACGATTTCGACCTTGTCGCCGAGAACCTGAACCGCACCGCGGAGAAGGTGTCAAAGGCCGTCTTCAACCAGGAAGCGCAGGAATCGCTGCAGCGCAGCGTGACCGAGTTCCTCACCATCACCAGCCAGATCGCGCGTGGCGACCTGACCTTGCGGGGCAAGGTGACCAACGACGCTCTGGGCAACGTGGTCGATTCCGTCAACTACATGCTCGACAACTTCGCCAAAGTGCTTGAACGCGTGCGCAAGGCCGCCATCGACGTTTCCTCCAGCGCGAGCGAGATCCTGGTCTCCGCCGAGCAGATGTCGCACGGCGCCAACCAGCAAGATCAAGAGATCACCAACACGTCGTCGGCGGTGGAAGAGCTCACGGTTTCGATGAAGCAGGTGTCGAACAACGCGGAGGCCTCGGCGGAAGCGGCGCGCCGCGCGCTCGACGCCGCCGAACAGGGCAACCGCGCCGTGCGCGACACGCTGGAAGGCATGCAGCGTATCCGCGCTTCGGTGCAGGCCACCGCGAAGAAGATCAAGTCGCTGGGCGACCGCTCGCTCGAGATCTCGGAGATCATCAACGTGATCAACGACATCACCGAGCAGACCAACCTGCTCGCGCTCAACGCCGCCATCGAAGCCGCGCGCGCCGGCGAGGCGGGCCGCGGCTTCGCCGTGGTCGCCGACGAAGTCCGCAAGCTGGCCGAGCACTCGCGCACCGCGACGAAAGACATTGCCGCGCTCATCAAGGCCATCCAGGCGGAGACGAACGAAGCGGTAGTCGTGATGGAGGAAGGCACCAAGGAAGTGGAAGTCGGGGCGCGACTGGCCGACCAGGCCGGCAAGGCGCTCGAAGCCATCTCTTCGGTCGTCCGCCAGTCGGCTGAGCTGGTGCAGGAGATATCGCTCGCCTCGAAGCAGCAGGTGCGCGGCACTGAAGGCGTGGCGAATGCGATGCAGATCATCTCCAACATCACGCGCCAGACCTCGCAGGGCGCGCGCCAAACGGCGCGCACCGTCGAGAACATGGTGAAGCTCTCCGAGCAGTTGAACGAGGCGCTGTCACAGTTCCGCATCGCCTCCGGGGCGCCGGAGCGCGCGGACAGCATGGCGGCCGCCGCCCGGAGATAA